The Gigantopelta aegis isolate Gae_Host chromosome 9, Gae_host_genome, whole genome shotgun sequence genomic sequence tggaaggtactgggttcgtgtgtgtgtttcaaacagtttgacatccaatagccgatgattgataaatcaatgtgctctagtgttttGTGCTTTGTTCtacattgataattaattataaaataatgtaatccTTGTTTCAGCTTTTGGCAAATTGGCCTTTAAATTTATGGAGGTAATTATATTTGATTGTATGAACAGAAGCAAACAGTAAACACTAGTTACAGTTAATATTTATTAgcattaaaatacataatattgaaaatatattgaaatacattaacaaacaacaataattaacagTTGAAATCCCGTAACGTTCTCATGCACCTTGGTTGTCTCCGTTTCTAACAAATGCAACCAAACTTAGTATTGTCATGTCTTTTAGCTCTTAGcactttcattattttaatctGGGTGCTTATACTATCTAGCACTAGCTCGCACTAGTTATGCTAAAGTCGTTCTCGTCACTTCCATACCAGAATATTTCTCAGTTTTGGCAACGGTTTTACATTCATTGTTTCCAGGCCATTTGGGCGACAGGTTTTACATGCGGCTTCCTAAATTGTGTTCCTTTCACGTTACGGGGTGTTTATCGCCACGTCTGGATCATGGTAACAGGACAGCTGCCGAACCCACTACACTAGACCCGTCTTACTTAGTGTAGTGCACATAGCAGAATAGCAACGTGGTCGTTGCTGCTTCAGTTGTAACTCTGAGTCTGGATTCAGATCTCGTGTTGGTGCCTGCTACTTTCCATTGGTCTTTATTAAGATCACGTGAGGTAGTCTCGGTTTACATCACGTGGTGTGATCTTGGTGGAATTTACATCTTCTGATCTGCTTTGAAACAACGTACTATCTGCTTGAAGATCAGATGTTGGCCTCCGTGTATAAATCACGTGATGTCTGCAGTCAGATCACGTGGTCGCGATCTATCCAGTTCTATGTAGGGAGTATTCAGGTGAAATCAACTGGAGTTGATTAACTCGAGTCTAGAACTCGGCACCAGCTTTCAGTGACACGATTCGTTCGTTCCGTTCAGCGTGTTTCAGAAATCTGAAAAATCAagtaacaaatatatacattatgtatCAAATAAGCGTTGTTGTATCCCATATTTCACtcaaatataacatacatgtaaacaaCTATATATCATTGGCCACAGCCAAAATACCTTGAACGACGTTTTAAATCAATGTGACGTCACAATAATGAGTAATAATTTTaggaaacatgtttattttgtgttggaTTATAACAGAAATGTATTCACAAACATTATGTTGTAAACGAAAATAGGGATACGGCTGCAGGGTTTTTCATGAGAGGAGGCGTTACGTCAAAAAGGGCACCTGCAGTGCTCCAAAGTAAATACAGAATGCATTATACAAAGACAGTTTTTCTCCAAAAACAATAACACCCATCCGACTGAGATGTTACGTCTTTCAACTAAACAGATAAATCTATTTAAGTTATATGCGAAACACTGGATTTTCGGCACATTTTGAAGCTGGCGTACGCCCCTAAAAGCCACCTGCAGGTCCACCCTCGGCACACTGGTCTCGTGTCCTGttcatatataatgtataatgagCATAATGCTGCAACATTCATTAGTTGATTTCAATTTATTTGTGTCCTTATatcgaattaaagttcaagcacgatgccctggacacacacacacacacacacacacacacacacaccttagcatctaggctgtctgtccaggacagtgggttagtgagagagaagtcgatatAGTGGTCTtgcatctacccactgagttaccggcttcagtggcgtcgtggcaggccatcggtctacaggctggtaggtactgggttcggatcccagtcgaggcatgggatttttaatccagatacagactccaaaccctgagtgagtgctccgcaaggctcaatgggtaggtgtaaaccacttgcaccgaccagtgatccataactggttcaacaaaggtcatggtttgtgctatcctgcctgtgggaagcgcaaataaaagatcccttgctgctgatcggaagagtagcccatgtaatggcgacagcgggtttcctctcaaaatctgtgtggtccttaaccatatgtctgacgccatataaccgtaaataaaatgtgttgagtgcgtcgttaaataaaacatttttttctttctaccactgagtcgttaaaactcgctctgtgtagGAGCCgataccgagctgcgaacccagtatctaccagccgtatgaccgatggtttaaccacgacaaaGATCAAATCTTATACTAGTGTGTTAGCTCAATACACAGAAATTACTCTTACCTCAGCAGCCAACCTCTGCGCCGCTTTCTTTCTGTTGTACTCGGCGCATGACCTCAGTAGTTTGTCTTTCTGACCTTGACCTATTCGTCTGATGAAATCCCAGCATGCCTTGGACAAGTCTCTCAGACCGTATTCTGTTGCTGCGCACAATAATcctgttttaaattaaaacaaaatctaattaataaattttatgagTAGGCGTACATCAAAGTAGAATGGGAAAACATAAAAGGCATACTTTCCATAAAAgccaataatattaataattatacatggTTATGGTACTAGCAAATATTAAAGCActgtttgaaattaaaataggGATTGCAACAAATTCAAGCCTGATTGAGAATACACTCTTATTTTAAGAAAAATCGTTTGCTTAGTTTAAAACATAATCCACACAAAGGACTGTATCCATCTATACTATGATAATGAATATTacaattttgaagaaaacaaaattgcatcTTTTAATATGGCATCACATACaagttttgggggtttttttctaaaaacTGTATCATTAAAATCTTACCGACAACATTAGTGATGTTGACCTTGACCTTTCCACAGTGTAGAAACTTGACAAAACTGGTGAACACCTCAATGCTGTAGTCTGTTACTGGAATTGTCAACCCATTCACGACGCCGCGACGATTCGCTTTTCTCTTGGATGATTCGTCGCTGGTTTTCCTCTGGTGGTACAAGATCAGCTGGTACATAACCCTGAAATAACAATGTTATTCAATTTTGGTaaatacttaaaataaatatgaaagaCAAAAAGCATTATTATTTCTCAAATATTATCTCTgcatcaagtttgttttgtttagcaacacctctaaagcacatttattattaatcaacggctactagatttggcaattctgacccTAAGTCTTCAgcgaaaacccgctacatttaccATAAACAGCATTTCATTAGACCGGCCAtaacatatcacagcctttggtatataAATCATGGCACGATGCTTAGAAATGGAGTAaaacacaatcagagaatgggtccaccgaagggattcgatccttcgaccagGTACCTAAGGCAAGAGCTCTATAGTCGAGATAGATCTCGCTCCTCCTGAAGTAAGATGCGTTTTGGCAACATTATCATTACGTCTGCCAAGTGGTTCGTCATTAACAAGACTTTCAACTTTAGaggacaaacaaaataaaagtaagGTTGGACTGTGCGTCCCCGACCCCTCCCCCGCCACCCTTCGGTTTTTACGGGCCTGCCTAATGCTGGATTGAATGTTTAACTAGTCAATGAAGAGATAGCGGACAGTGTCCGACACCCTATGATATAGTCGTCGATTCGGACATACCTGCTTCGTGTAGCCAAGATGGCTTTAACTCCGTGCACTGCCGCTCTCTCTTTACCCACTAAgaatgtgacgtcacacagcTCGGGCATGGTCAGGATGTACTGGAGACTGTCACAGAGGGCACTCGTGCTGCTAAATATCATCACTTCCGGTGGACTCTCGTGTCGAACTTTAGTGACAAGTGCAGGCTGTTCATGTCTGAGAGACGTGGAATCACTTGATGAGTAGCCAGATGTCGAGCCGCTATCTAAATGAGAAACATGACACGTGTTTATATATAACgatatactgtgtatatatatattaaaatgctactattactattacttattattattattattattattattattattattattatcatactaTAGTTATGTAAACCAATCTACATTATATTATGTGTGAATAGGTACAGTGCAGCCAATCCAAGTATATAtcatcagtggcggatccaaaaaatccatttaggggggcccaatgacatgaggcggaataccaagggaactttgggggaggtttggtgggtgatcgtaaaaaaaaatgaaaattataatataataaaattaaaactttcgCAAAATTTAGGCAAAAAAGGTTCAGTTCGACGCCCGaacgtctccccccccccccttcctccacacacacacacacacacacacacacacacacatacacactcgtGCGCATTTCTGACCTGGCTAGCTCGAGTCCTGGCTcttatcaatatcaataaggggtagggctagaggtgactcgagctatgACCTggctatatatattaaattgtattttctaGAAATGAAGACTTGTAACATTAGTATTGTCtgatacatatacattcaaGAATGTGGCACAATTTACTTTTAAGAAATGTCTGAAGAAAACGTTTTTTTGCGCTAGCGGTTGCTTAACAGTAGCTGTTGCTTAACAGTAGCGGTTGCTTAACAGTAGCGGTTGCTAAACAGTAGCGGTTGCTTAACAGTAGCTGTTGCTTAACGGTAGCGGTTGCTTAACAGTAGCTGTTGCTTAACGGTAGACACCTTTGTGAAACTGGCCCGGTCACCAATAGACTAGGTATGTCAAATTGTGTTTATAAACCTTGTGTATTAGACCGTAACGGTTGCGTGGTAAGTTTCCCATAGGGTGGCTGTCTGCAACTCGCTAGGTTGTGTAACAATACGTCTGTAAGTATTGTTCATTGTCCATTTAAGTTAAACTAACAGGCATATTCATGAATAGTTTAGAAAATGTGTCTTTCTATGAGACtttcaccaaaacatgttttatgtgCAGTCGCATATTTTACTCCTAATGATGTTAAcagcagtggcgtaggcaggaggGGGCACGAGGGGCCATCCTCCCAATCAAaccttatttttaaaactattaaaattaataaaatcatacatatataaataaataaaatcatacataaataaataaataaataaatgcatacatacatacatacatacatacagacatacagacatacagacatacatacatacagacatacatatgtatacatacagacatacatatgtatacatacatacatacatacatacatacatacatacatacatacatatatacatacatatgttgttagccttgcaatttgcgggcgattcggtgccacaggttcgagtcccagcaacggcatgggacaatttgtgaggccaaaaaggatttaattatcccctgcgccagtgcgttaatatctatgtatgtaacagtcaacctcgacataatacaatatatagatattcatacatcaatacatactagccagtgccaggtctgcccactgtttcatgcacgtaagcgggatcgaccgcgtagattgtaggccccatgcatatggttgagttaaagaacttccgtttttatggaagcttcgatagctcagagcgtatcgtggttagccttgctatttgcgggcgattcggttcacaggttcgagtcccagcaatggcatgggacaatttgtgaggccagaaaggatttaattatcccctgagccagtacgttaatatctatgtatgtaacagtcaacctcgacataatacaatatatagatatgcatacatcaatacatacatacatacatacgtacatacgtacgtatgtacctacatacatcatacatagtgtcacggggatcctataatacccgtaactgaataaaacacgattatccaaatatctctcctaactgtatatctattagatctctctgtaacgggcagtccaatacccgcgtggctcggttctaggtataaacagagataagatctatataaagtatatatatatatatagcacgtttagttcactagaaaacacaacaaaacacaatacactttggaatctgtattaaccttaagctgacaaatatatttgccgcagttaattagttaataacaacaataataataacaacccagaactaatcccttaattagttaatcactaggtgtctagtttccacaatattctaatcacttcaccgtgatacaacacacacacgtgtgataattgagaaacgcttccaggggaacttaattaataaaggaattacaactctattcctacttggttaatttttaattaacccttaactactcattcagtaaccttgtaatacagaattaatactggtacctatcacaataaagacaataacatacagtttacctaggtcttctaggatgaccggctaagctttatatttttagaacagtgaagcctacaatttacttcgtcagttaccggaaacactgtctaaataatattgtgtataatacagtattaaaatagttaaagtcacatcaatcacatcaaggttatacaacagagcagaaataatatttaccaagtccaaacggactaacgttccctggggccttccaatatgtttctcctcgataaatctaaatcctagctatttattacaaaaccgaatatcgcctgggggcacgtCGCGGTACTTCAcgtatcatgtgaattttccacagcgaccaagacgacatattttcttagatggtcagactagatGTCGCCATTCCgcacagaactcgcggaggtattacgtaactactggccacatggcctccgcacctggtctgggtgtgtattgggcacagctcgaccaccgtcgcgcggaggtattacgtaacaaagtgcccacctagtctaagtgcatattgggaccgcacacggccctctaaaacaattaatatcgccacaggcgaaaagaaataagagcataTTCCGTCACACATAGTGTGAGTCATCCCAATATaggtccgcccccccccccccccaacataaaATCAGTGATGTTCCCATTTGACGGTGATTATTATGTACAGCACTATAACACCAGTATAATGAGTATTAATATCTCACTAAATGATTATACTttcgaaataaaacattttaaccaACTTGTGTTTCGTTTAGTTTTTACGATTTCGAAAAACTTATCGAATATACTTTCTTTTTAGTCGTCAGTATCTTTTTAAATGCACCTACCACTTAATTCTCCGTTTGAAATTCCACTGTCGAAATCAGCATTTAAAAAATCCGCGTCCAAAAGACGAGTCTTGGAATGGTAACTCTCCATAGTAAAACCAGGCGTGTTGTATATTTAAGACGTTACGGTATTGACTAATGAAATCGAAATGGTGGCTCATCTATATCACTAGCAGTATTTAAGTAATGCTCGGCGCTGTCAGCAGAGCGGTAGCTGACAGATAGTAAAGCTCTAACGAGTGGAAGACGACACTGAGTGACATGATTACCCGTGTGCTAGACACCTGACTTGTAACAACATGTTCCACTCCGTCACAGTAGGTGCTAAACGCCACCAGCTTAAAGTGTTCGCATTGACAAAAGAAAGTGTGTTTGTTGACAGCTCCTTAATTAGCTATCAGTGGTAAGTTCATTACCGTAATTGTTTTGTAGAATTGTCGTGTCGTGTCAGTTCTGTGGTTAATTAGtattgtcaaaattacaaaatggcaAAGCTCGCTCATCATCTGAGAAAGGTATAtggtcatattattattatacacgacCAAATACTCTCAAATTCAAACAACTCATGAACAATAAACGAATCAGTGTATTAaagaatttatcaaaattaataaatgttattactaatatcTTTAAACGCTCCCAATGCACCCAAACTAACAGTATTTAAGGATTGTACTGTTTATACtggaaaataacttatttactgcatatattgtcaaccaccatcttgtcatgtgtatattgtgaagtgaatgtgtgtacatgtatacatttatattgtaaatcccaaattcttcatatatatatatatatatatatatatatatatatatatatgttcctttatattatgtagccctcctatgccgttgctgaacggccagagtgtaaataaattctgttctgttctgttctgtcaaaTATACCcagacaaaagaaagaaaaaagaaagaaaaaaacaaaaacatgagcAATATTAGAGATGAGTTTTTCGTTATCATCTTATATGTAGTAAATAATAAGAACTCTGAACTGAAATACGTTGGtaattctttttttcaaaaaaccCAGAAACAAGCACAATTTAAAGTGTGCTATTTAGCTCGAACGGAGCagaacgtagtccagtggtaaaccgcttgcttgatgcgtggtcggtctaggatcgatccccgccagtgggcccattgggctatttctcgttccagccagtgctccacaactggtgtaacaaaggccgtggtatgtactaccctgtctgtgggatggtgcatataaaagactccttgaaaagagtagcccatgaagtggcgacagcgggtttcctctcttaacatctgtgtggtccttaaccatctccgacgccatataaccgtaaatacaatgtgttgagtacgtcgttaaataaaacatttccttccttcctatatatcaccggcctcggtggcgtcgtggttaggccacgATTGGAAGACAGTTtggaaaattatacattattgtGATAAGACTTCGGAATTTGTTGACTTACATTTtaagatagcacataacattatattcacatattacaaattatttcaaTTGGCCGcaatatgtgctgtcctgtctgtgggatggtgcatataaaatatcccttgctaatgatagcacataacattatattcacatattacaaattatttaaattggccgcaatatgtgctgtcctgtctgtgggatagtgcatataaaatatcccttgctaatgatggaaaattgtagctggtttcctctctaagaccatatgtcaaaattaccaaatgttggacttccaatagccgatgattaataaatcagtgtgctctagtggtgtcgttaaacctttttaaaaattattatttagctaGATCTTTTGCTGactaaggccactatacccacTTTTTTCTCACTAGCCATTAGCTCTGTCTTGAACAGATAGCTAAGGTgcgtgcctaggacagcgtgcttgaaccgcaattggttataagcacgaaaataagttgaatgaatactgattttaaaatgtatctatttatgtgtgtatacatagacTCTTTTAATACTGActggtttctttatatatatatttatatttatttgttatatgtgCATGTTTATAATCGTTCTGTAACCGGCCTCAGTAACGTTATGATTAAAGCTGGTACCCAGTGGTAGGTACAGGGACCCCATTTCAATACTGGCCCCCACCCTGTGCAAGGTCCAGGATCTGCGGAGTGGAGGTGTAGTTAATTTGAAAGTGGGATGACACTGTCAGTTCTGTGGTCTGGGGAATACAACAGTGAAACTCCGCTATTACGACCATCGGTGGGACTTATTAAAGCTGGTCTTATTGGTGGGGTGGTCCTTATACCGAATTACGAATATTCAGAATGATGATTGTTGgtgaatatatttattgtgcATTTTACGTCCCACAATCCTTCCGAAATGTCGTCAACAATGTCTCAACTGATGAAAGAAATAGGTGATGACGATGTATCTTTGTCATTTGCACTGGACTGCAAGAATAATCAAGTGGTAAGCTTCCTTCAGATTTTTTAAGCTTGGGTGTGTTAACTATTGTCAACAATTGCAACTTACTGGATCAATAACACCCTACCGATGTGATAAGGTGTCCATTAGAACTGTAACGATACGGCGATACAGTATCGTATCGCGATACGAGGGCCACGATACGATACATCGATTCAGGACGGCTGTATCGCGATACGAGGGCCACGATACGATACATCGATTCAGGACGGCTGTATCGGTATACAATACGATACattcatgttttaatactttttggTAAACAAGTTGAAGCAGAAATTAACAAATTTAGGAACATGCACAGTAGAGCAATGAAAACGTAATTTCAACGTTCAGTTTCTGGAATTACCCAGCATTTGAGGTGTCTATTAATAGTCATCGATGTTGATATCTTTACGTACATCAtaggtttatttttgtttatgcaATTTACTAAGCTGTCCTTTACTATGGTGGAAGACAAATTCAGTGTACATTCCTATGCTTGCTACTGTTGCCAAAAAGTATCTGTGTGTTCCCTCTACGTCTGTACAGCAGGGGATGTTATAACTGTCCCGTGGTCTGCATTGAAACGTAAATATATTAACAAGTGGATTTTTCTCAATAACAACCTGAAATTCCATTGAACTGCATTGAACAAGCATGTCACgttcattttaatttcatttttatttcattttattgtcaaGTGACGCGTGTCAAGTgacaataaaactattttgtaagACTGGATTTCCATAGAAGTTCACTTTCACGTGTAATGATACACTTTTCACCATGCACGCATGAACAGAAGAACGAACAAGTCATTTTCAAAGTGCAGGCTCCATAGGCGTCCACGTGTCACTTTACATCTTCATGCATGGGTCATGagtgattaaagggacattcctgagttggctgcaattttttaaatgttactgactaacagagacttttaacgattataattatatatcaaatatagttttctgcataaaacgttagtggctgtatattaaacgtgtttctgatcgttctaatatttgtactagtttaaatttcattatatttcctaaaataaatttttttcgtacgtacgaaattatttgaggacaaaatccagtttgggcttcttacaaatattaagacgaccagaaacacattgaatatacagacactgatatttcaaacaagaaaatatatttaatatgtaaatttaatcgtagaactattttattagtcaaaaacatcttacaatgcagcaaactcgggaatgtccctttaaagaaacgAACATGCTCGTTTTTGGTGAAGTACAGTTACACTAGATTTGTAAGTATGcctttttaaattagtttatcCTTGTTGTTTGTCACAAATTGCTTTGTAGTTAAATTATGTTGAAAATTTAAATACTGTAGTTTCTTCCTGCATTGATTTTGGGTACATTTGACAAAAATCTTTGATTGATGTTTGGTTGCTAACTGGGTGGAAAGGATTAGATTATGGCACGGTGTGGGAATTATGGTACTGGAAAACGAAAGTGACAAATGGACTTGGTGGAAACCGTCATGAAAGTGAATAGGGAAACGTTAATCATGACACGTGAAAAGTGAACTTCTATGGAAACCCAGCCTAATACAGATTGTGTCATgtcttacattttaattaaggttATCATGTTCCATAAACTTAAACTAAACAGTTTAATTGTCGATGATTGATATGAAAAGTTAAGTATTGCGATAGTATCGCATCGCGACCCAGGTATCGGCATACGTATCGCATCGCGACCCAGGTATCGGGATACGTATCGCATCGCGACCCAGGTATCGGaatacgtatcgtatcgcgacCTCCCGTATCGTTACAGCTCTAATGTCCACTGATCAAAGGTAATAAACACGCGTGACGTTTGAGTCACATTTCACAAATTAACCATGACGTACTAATTTGTAGACCAGCTGTTTGCTGGTACGAAAATACCTTTGTCTTCAGTTACATAATCACTTATTAGCTAGAAAGTTTATTGTTCGTCTGCTGATTGGAAAATACATCAATTTTAACTAgacaatattttaccacattatttatttgtttatttgtttgtcgCTTTGTGACAGGTAATTTGTGTGGTCTCATTTTTGGTGTAAAAATTTATTGAAAACGACCATTGGGTCTGACTTTACTGGTCGTAATCCGTAGTAGTGGGGTGGTCTTAATACCGGAgtatttttactttaaaataatatggaaCTATTccggtctttaaaatattggtctTTATAGAGGGGCGGTTTTAGAAATGGGGTGGTCGTTAGGCGAGGTTTAACTGTACATGGATTTGAGGACTTCCACTTGTTAGGGTGTTCGGGAACATTTTCCCAGGGAAAAGTGTGAAATTCAGGTGTTAAAATATACCATTCCCTGCCTTTTGATACCAATAACAGGGAAAAGTTGGAGACTGTGGTCTCCGCGGCCCCCGTGTTTTCAGGTCttaaccagtgttccacaactgatatatcgaaggctgtggtatgtgctggcctgttgggggggggggggggagtgggtataaaagagcccttgctgcttatggaaaaatgttgcggattTTCTCTGAAGTTTTTCCTACCATCTCTATCACAACTACTTTTAGAATCAgtcttgtatatataaaaatatatatggtatTGAATGGGAGAGGGATTTAGCTGTCAGGTCTGTGGAAAAGcactgctaatagaaaaatgtagcgggtttcttctctaaaactacgttagaattatcaaatatttgatatctagtaatcgatgattaagaaatggatgtgctctagtggggtcgttaaacaaaacaaacttttaactttaaaggcCCTATGTCAAAGTCGAAACTACAATATTTGGTTATTGTctcaatagccgatatgtatttttgtgctggggtgtcgttaaacaaacattcattcattcatgcattcatttgtaataaataactaaacatTAAACGTTCCCGCACATAATcgttccataattaactctagcatgataattaattaaaaagcctagtctactagtaaatggaattatttggttgtgattgtttataggcatatagttgaaggtataAACTATGTTTCAAagattaataattcaaaattaatattttttggcGGGAACCggcattattgcaactttgacatagtaCCTTTAAAACCAGGGTCTTACCCTGATCaaaattcgggggggggggagaggggggagggggggagggcactacttttaataaacaaatgaaacactatacaaattaaaccctgagatgtgtatgctattttcaggagtaaaaaaattaaatagtgagAGTCTTAGGGGGCAACTTAGTggggtacggccctgaaaaaCTGATTAATCGTTCGCGAAGTGTTGGGAGTATCCAA encodes the following:
- the LOC121381612 gene encoding uncharacterized protein LOC121381612, translated to MESYHSKTRLLDADFLNADFDSGISNGELSDSGSTSGYSSSDSTSLRHEQPALVTKVRHESPPEVMIFSSTSALCDSLQYILTMPELCDVTFLVGKERAAVHGVKAILATRSRRSEIYLDYRALALGTWSKDRIPSVDPFSDCVLLHF